In Alkalihalobacillus sp. TS-13, the following are encoded in one genomic region:
- a CDS encoding DEAD/DEAH box helicase, translating into MDINLTHKRIKELCGTVSFKRGDVFFRNNKVTINQNNAESCEATVSAAEDFFVTIKKDTESSFKITCSCPKLASFDKECQHVAAVLLAIYEQQQSGSPQVNDFEEHAAVMENTLANGLLTLFNDEPVRSSGHQLHFENREVLQSEFTCLPVHLGKGQYLFALKLKIGPIPVLDIRQFLQSVKVGKPSLLSLSFTYAPNLHCFTPESDAVLQQLIQVVHDESVYINALKDDYDYSASKDMLLIPPTSWERLKPALAHAEKVKLQITGKTFDQMAFSNDHLPLRFELSEIERNCYLKINGLDRLIILNSYSSVLFGGKFITLKKEDCQRLYDLTQMLETAGKNQIPIAQEQMEFLLEKVAPGLRKLGDVQISENLAQRFMKTPLVAKLYLDRLRNRLLAGLEFHYENIVINPLERREPRGGARIIRDVEKEDEILQLMEETSFAKTDGGYFLQNDQLEYEFLYHVVPKLQKRVQIYATTAVRNRIFRENAKPQIRIKMKKERTNWLEFKFEMTGISDQEIRDILFALEEKRKFYRLKNGALLSLEAREFEEIQRFLRAVPEQAEDLESGLNMPIIQGLKMLDTVSDQDTFRQEECFRSFLKTLEDPSSLQIPVPESLDQILRDYQKHGYRWLKTLAHNGFGGILADDMGLGKTLQSIAFIQSELPNIREKKRPSLIVCPSSLTYNWLSELMKFTPEIQAVVFDGNQIERLQLQKELEGIDVVITSYPLLLKDIKWYEMQDFHIVFFDEAQAFKNPVTQTARAVKKLKSNHRFALTGTPVENSLEELWSIFHVTFPELFQGLKDFSNLTRKTIARRIRPFVLRRLKEDVLSELPEKMELIDSAELLPDQKKLYAAYLAKLREDTLKHLNKDSIRKNRIKILAGLTRLRQICCHPALFVDGYKGSSAKFEQLKRIIEESRLSARRVLIFSQFTKMLDLIGRELALEGLPFFYLDGQTPSEERVEVCRRFNEGERNFFLISLKAGGTGLNLTGADTVILYDLWWNPAVEEQAADRAHRMGQKNTVQVIKLLARGTIEENMNELQEKKKSLIEEIINSDDRTVRSLTEEDIREILMI; encoded by the coding sequence GTGGATATTAACTTGACTCACAAAAGAATTAAAGAATTGTGCGGAACAGTCTCCTTCAAAAGGGGGGACGTTTTCTTTCGAAATAACAAAGTAACGATTAATCAAAATAATGCTGAGAGCTGTGAAGCAACTGTGTCGGCAGCGGAAGATTTTTTTGTAACGATAAAGAAAGATACAGAAAGCAGCTTTAAAATAACCTGCAGTTGTCCAAAGCTTGCTTCCTTTGATAAAGAATGCCAGCATGTAGCGGCTGTGCTGCTAGCGATTTATGAACAGCAGCAGAGTGGATCACCGCAAGTTAATGATTTTGAAGAGCATGCAGCTGTGATGGAAAATACACTTGCAAATGGGTTGCTGACGCTTTTCAACGATGAGCCTGTAAGGTCAAGCGGACATCAGCTTCATTTTGAGAACAGGGAAGTGCTTCAATCAGAATTTACATGCCTACCAGTTCATTTAGGTAAAGGCCAATATCTGTTTGCCTTAAAATTAAAAATTGGACCTATACCTGTGCTTGATATCCGTCAGTTTCTCCAGTCAGTAAAAGTAGGGAAACCCAGCCTATTATCCCTATCATTTACCTATGCACCCAACCTACACTGCTTTACACCCGAATCTGATGCTGTCCTCCAGCAGCTGATTCAAGTAGTACATGATGAATCCGTTTATATAAATGCTTTAAAGGATGATTATGACTACTCTGCAAGCAAAGATATGCTTTTGATTCCTCCAACATCCTGGGAAAGGCTAAAGCCTGCACTGGCACATGCAGAAAAAGTGAAGCTGCAGATAACCGGCAAAACATTTGATCAAATGGCGTTTTCGAATGATCATTTACCTTTAAGGTTCGAACTATCGGAAATAGAACGAAATTGTTATTTGAAGATCAATGGTCTTGACCGCCTGATTATATTAAATTCATATAGTTCAGTTCTATTTGGTGGAAAATTTATCACATTAAAAAAAGAGGATTGCCAGCGTTTGTATGACCTTACTCAAATGCTGGAGACCGCCGGGAAAAATCAGATTCCGATTGCTCAGGAGCAAATGGAATTTCTCTTGGAAAAAGTAGCACCAGGCTTGAGAAAACTGGGAGATGTCCAAATTTCTGAAAATTTGGCACAAAGATTTATGAAAACACCTTTGGTTGCCAAATTATACTTGGATCGCTTGAGAAATCGTCTTTTGGCCGGTCTTGAATTTCACTATGAAAATATCGTAATTAATCCGCTCGAAAGAAGAGAACCACGTGGCGGAGCACGTATTATCAGAGATGTTGAAAAGGAGGATGAGATTCTTCAGCTAATGGAGGAAACTTCATTTGCAAAGACGGATGGCGGCTATTTTTTGCAAAACGACCAGCTGGAATATGAGTTTCTTTATCATGTAGTTCCCAAGCTGCAAAAACGAGTACAAATATATGCGACAACTGCTGTCAGAAACCGTATATTCAGAGAAAATGCCAAACCGCAGATCCGGATAAAAATGAAAAAGGAACGTACAAATTGGTTGGAATTCAAGTTTGAAATGACGGGAATCTCTGATCAGGAAATCCGTGATATTTTGTTTGCGCTTGAAGAAAAGCGGAAATTCTATCGTTTGAAAAACGGGGCGCTGCTATCATTGGAAGCAAGGGAGTTTGAGGAGATCCAAAGGTTCTTAAGAGCTGTTCCGGAGCAGGCTGAAGATCTGGAAAGCGGATTGAATATGCCGATTATACAGGGGCTTAAAATGCTGGATACAGTTAGTGATCAGGATACATTCAGACAGGAAGAATGTTTCCGCTCTTTTCTAAAAACTCTTGAGGATCCATCCAGCCTGCAGATACCAGTGCCGGAAAGTCTGGACCAGATACTACGTGATTACCAGAAACACGGTTATAGATGGCTGAAGACACTGGCCCATAATGGTTTTGGGGGCATATTAGCAGATGATATGGGGCTTGGCAAGACGCTGCAAAGTATTGCGTTCATACAATCTGAGTTGCCAAACATCCGCGAAAAGAAACGGCCATCCTTGATTGTGTGTCCATCATCCTTAACGTACAATTGGCTAAGTGAACTGATGAAGTTCACACCTGAGATACAGGCGGTTGTGTTCGACGGCAATCAAATTGAACGGTTGCAGCTTCAGAAAGAATTAGAAGGCATTGATGTCGTGATTACTTCATATCCATTGCTGCTTAAGGATATTAAATGGTATGAGATGCAGGATTTTCACATTGTATTTTTTGACGAAGCACAGGCGTTTAAAAATCCAGTAACCCAGACAGCAAGGGCAGTAAAGAAGTTGAAGTCAAACCATCGTTTCGCGCTGACAGGTACACCTGTCGAAAACTCGCTTGAAGAACTGTGGTCCATTTTTCATGTCACCTTCCCGGAATTGTTCCAAGGCTTAAAGGATTTTAGCAATCTGACCAGAAAAACAATTGCAAGAAGGATCCGCCCATTCGTGCTGAGGAGACTTAAGGAGGACGTACTTTCCGAGCTTCCTGAAAAAATGGAATTGATTGATTCTGCTGAACTGCTGCCTGACCAGAAAAAGCTATATGCAGCTTATTTGGCAAAACTGAGGGAAGACACGTTAAAACATTTAAATAAAGATTCAATCCGGAAGAACCGAATTAAAATCCTTGCTGGTTTGACTCGCCTGCGGCAAATTTGTTGCCATCCAGCCTTGTTCGTGGATGGATATAAAGGCAGCTCCGCAAAATTTGAACAGCTCAAGAGAATTATAGAAGAATCAAGGCTATCAGCTAGAAGGGTGCTTATCTTTTCACAGTTTACAAAAATGCTGGATCTCATAGGAAGAGAGCTGGCACTTGAGGGATTGCCGTTTTTCTACTTGGATGGACAGACTCCTTCTGAGGAGAGGGTAGAGGTTTGCCGCCGCTTTAACGAAGGAGAAAGGAATTTCTTTCTGATTTCACTTAAGGCTGGCGGCACTGGATTAAATCTGACTGGAGCGGATACAGTCATCTTATATGATTTATGGTGGAATCCAGCGGTTGAAGAACAGGCTGCAGACCGCGCCCATCGCATGGGACAGAAGAATACAGTTCAAGTCATTAAGCTGCTTGCGCGAGGAACGATTGAGGAAAACATGAATGAACTGCAGGAGAAAAAGAAAAGCTTAATTGAAGAGATCATCAACTCTGATGATAGGACGGTTAGAAGCCTGACCGAAGAAGATATTCGTGAAATATTAATGATATAG
- a CDS encoding sugar phosphate isomerase/epimerase codes for MKLGVFTVLFAEKSFEEMLDHVKESGLHAVEIGTGCYPGGAHCPLDELLEDEGARKQYLQKVQDRDLTISAFSCHGNPISPDKNFAEESDETLRKTIKLASLMDVPVVNCFSGVAGDHDGATHPNWPVTPWPGDYGDVYEWQWENKLIPYWKEIGQLAKEYGVKIGLELHGGFLVHTPYTMLKLREATNDSIGANLDPSHLWWQGIDPVAAIKILGEAEAIHHFHAKDTYIDQDNVNMYGLTDMQSYGDVKTRAWTFRSVGCGHSLEEWSNIISALRIYGYDHVVSIEHEDPIMSIDEGFNRAVTNLKKVLIEEKPSEMWWA; via the coding sequence TTGAAACTAGGTGTATTCACAGTCTTATTTGCTGAAAAATCATTCGAAGAAATGCTTGATCATGTGAAAGAGAGCGGATTACATGCTGTAGAAATCGGGACAGGCTGTTACCCAGGAGGTGCGCATTGTCCATTAGATGAACTGTTGGAGGATGAAGGCGCACGGAAACAATATCTCCAAAAGGTCCAGGATCGGGATTTGACAATCAGTGCCTTCAGCTGCCATGGAAACCCGATATCACCTGATAAAAATTTCGCAGAAGAATCTGATGAAACACTTCGTAAAACGATCAAGCTTGCTTCATTGATGGATGTTCCTGTGGTGAACTGTTTTTCCGGAGTAGCAGGTGATCATGATGGTGCGACTCATCCAAATTGGCCCGTCACTCCATGGCCAGGTGATTATGGAGACGTATATGAATGGCAATGGGAAAATAAGCTTATCCCTTATTGGAAAGAAATCGGCCAATTGGCAAAAGAGTATGGGGTGAAAATCGGGCTTGAACTACATGGCGGTTTCCTGGTACACACACCTTACACAATGCTGAAACTCCGGGAAGCAACAAATGATTCGATTGGGGCAAATTTGGATCCGAGCCATTTATGGTGGCAGGGAATTGATCCGGTTGCTGCAATCAAAATACTTGGTGAAGCAGAGGCCATCCATCATTTCCATGCGAAGGATACGTATATCGATCAAGATAACGTCAACATGTATGGACTGACGGATATGCAGTCATACGGTGATGTGAAAACAAGAGCCTGGACCTTCCGTTCGGTAGGCTGCGGTCATAGTTTGGAAGAATGGTCGAACATCATCAGTGCACTAAGGATTTATGGTTATGACCATGTCGTGAGCATTGAACACGAAGACCCGATCATGTCGATCGACGAGGGATTCAACCGGGCAGTAACCAATCTGAAAAAAGTGTTGATTGAAGAAAAACCATCAGAAATGTGGTGGGCTTGA
- a CDS encoding cytochrome P450 translates to MSSNAKVPHDKSIDNSFALMKEGYRFIGNRIEEYQSDLFETRLLGEKVICMSGKEAARIFYDTDRFQRKGAAPKRVQKSLFGENAVQSMDGEKHIHRKLLFMSLMTPPHQKRLVELMKKEWEKAAHKWGTYENVVLFEEAKNTLCKISCDWAGVPLKESEVKERADDFSDMVDAFGAVGPRHRKGRKARKRAEKWIQKVIEDVRNGSLEAEEGSAIYEMAFHRQLDGKKLDTEMAAIELINVLRPIVAIATFITFSALGLHENPQYKEKLQQGDEQFLEMFTEEVRRFYPFGPFVGARVKKGFIWNECEFKKGMLVLLDMYGTNHDSRIWGNPHEFRPERFEDWDGDRFEFIPQGGGDPEKGHRCPGEGITVEVMKASLDFIVNKIDYEVTEQDLTYSLSKMPTLPRSGFIMKNIKLI, encoded by the coding sequence ATGTCATCGAATGCAAAAGTCCCACATGATAAGAGTATCGATAATAGTTTTGCTCTGATGAAGGAAGGATATCGATTTATCGGAAATCGGATTGAGGAGTATCAATCAGACCTGTTTGAAACACGCTTATTAGGCGAAAAAGTAATTTGCATGAGCGGGAAAGAAGCGGCTAGGATTTTTTATGATACCGATCGGTTTCAGCGAAAGGGGGCTGCCCCGAAAAGAGTTCAAAAATCGTTGTTTGGTGAAAATGCAGTACAATCAATGGATGGTGAGAAACATATACACCGGAAACTTCTTTTCATGTCCTTGATGACGCCACCCCATCAAAAGAGGCTGGTTGAGCTGATGAAGAAGGAATGGGAAAAAGCTGCACATAAATGGGGCACATATGAAAACGTCGTCTTGTTCGAAGAGGCAAAGAACACGTTATGCAAGATTTCTTGTGATTGGGCAGGGGTACCGTTAAAGGAATCAGAGGTTAAAGAACGAGCAGATGACTTCAGTGATATGGTTGATGCGTTTGGAGCAGTCGGTCCTCGCCACCGTAAAGGTAGAAAAGCAAGGAAGAGAGCTGAAAAATGGATTCAAAAGGTCATTGAAGATGTTCGAAACGGCAGTCTTGAGGCAGAGGAAGGTTCCGCTATATATGAAATGGCATTCCACCGTCAGCTCGACGGCAAAAAGTTGGATACCGAAATGGCTGCTATTGAACTGATCAATGTGCTACGACCAATTGTAGCCATTGCAACTTTTATCACTTTTTCTGCATTAGGACTACATGAAAACCCACAGTATAAGGAAAAACTACAGCAGGGTGACGAGCAATTCCTTGAAATGTTCACAGAAGAGGTTCGGCGGTTCTATCCATTTGGCCCATTCGTAGGTGCAAGGGTGAAAAAGGGTTTTATATGGAACGAATGTGAATTCAAGAAAGGCATGCTTGTCCTGCTTGATATGTATGGAACGAATCATGATTCGAGGATTTGGGGTAATCCTCATGAATTTCGGCCAGAGCGTTTTGAAGACTGGGACGGAGACCGATTTGAATTTATCCCCCAAGGTGGAGGAGATCCAGAAAAAGGACATCGGTGTCCCGGAGAAGGGATCACCGTTGAAGTGATGAAAGCGAGCCTCGATTTTATCGTAAACAAAATTGATTATGAGGTTACTGAACAGGATTTAACCTACAGCCTTTCGAAAATGCCAACATTGCCAAGAAGCGGTTTCATCATGAAGAACATCAAATTAATATGA
- a CDS encoding sugar phosphate isomerase/epimerase codes for MSKIGLQLYSIHEKTAKDFLGTIQSVAEIGYEGVQFAGFFKTSARDVKMVLDENGLVSAGAHIALDQLQDDELKRTLDYQKGIGNKLIICPGIPAERRQSTDDYKAVAETFNQIGEICKKEGFTFGYHNHDFEFNRFEERTGFELLFENTDPSLVKMELDCYWAAFANHDPFDIIDKYRNRIVSLHIKDMKMVNGDKKGTEVGNGQLNFDSIVTAADEYGIEWLTVEQEEFERDPYESLAINLKNLQSIKSKVEDGGSS; via the coding sequence ATGAGTAAAATCGGTTTACAATTGTATTCGATTCACGAAAAAACAGCAAAAGATTTTCTTGGAACTATACAAAGTGTTGCGGAGATAGGCTATGAAGGTGTTCAATTCGCTGGTTTTTTCAAAACGTCTGCTCGTGATGTCAAGATGGTATTGGACGAAAATGGTCTTGTAAGTGCTGGTGCTCATATTGCTTTGGATCAACTACAAGATGATGAACTAAAAAGGACGCTCGACTATCAGAAAGGGATTGGAAACAAATTGATCATTTGTCCTGGAATCCCTGCAGAAAGACGTCAATCCACAGATGATTACAAAGCCGTCGCTGAGACTTTCAATCAGATTGGTGAGATATGTAAGAAGGAAGGCTTTACCTTTGGTTACCATAACCACGATTTCGAGTTTAATAGATTCGAAGAGCGAACGGGGTTTGAGTTGTTATTTGAAAATACGGATCCATCACTTGTAAAAATGGAGCTTGATTGTTATTGGGCTGCTTTTGCTAACCATGATCCATTCGATATCATCGATAAATACCGAAATCGAATCGTTTCACTTCACATTAAAGATATGAAAATGGTCAATGGAGATAAAAAAGGGACAGAAGTCGGTAATGGACAGTTGAATTTTGACTCTATCGTTACAGCGGCTGATGAATATGGCATTGAATGGCTCACAGTTGAGCAAGAGGAATTTGAGAGGGACCCATACGAAAGTCTGGCTATCAATCTCAAAAACCTTCAATCGATCAAGTCAAAAGTTGAAGATGGAGGGAGCTCATGA
- a CDS encoding Gfo/Idh/MocA family protein, with amino-acid sequence MKRIKAGIIGTGFSAMSHLEALKRLPNVNVVAIASSELSKAEKVANQYHIDHAYDDVDHLINDPEVQVIHNCSSNFLHFPFNRDILLAGKHLLSEKPLAMNSEESKELKELANRHNLVAGVCFNYRHFPIVKQMKDDITSGHQGRVNLVYGGYVQDWCLYETDYSWRMDAEKNGPSRAIADIGSHWCDTVQYILGKKIVEVFADLKTVHSTRQKPKAEVQTFGKSDSVDTEEVQIDTEDYGSVLVHFEDGIHGVFTVSQVSPGRKNKFYFDIATAHATYSWDQEQPNRLWIGQRNEPNKELVKDPALLSPEAASLAHYPGGHQEGWPDGLKNLMLDFYGAISQKEDNVDLENETSFASVAEGHRIMQLIEAILESHETKRWVQISEE; translated from the coding sequence ATGAAACGGATCAAAGCTGGAATCATAGGGACAGGTTTTTCAGCAATGTCTCATTTGGAAGCCTTGAAAAGACTGCCAAATGTCAATGTAGTTGCAATCGCCTCAAGCGAACTCTCTAAAGCAGAAAAAGTAGCCAATCAATACCACATCGATCATGCGTATGATGATGTGGATCATTTGATCAATGACCCCGAGGTGCAAGTCATTCACAATTGCTCCTCGAATTTTTTACACTTTCCTTTTAATAGAGATATACTACTGGCTGGGAAACATCTGCTCTCTGAGAAACCGCTTGCAATGAACAGTGAAGAATCGAAGGAATTGAAGGAACTCGCCAATAGACATAATCTTGTAGCAGGCGTATGTTTCAACTACCGACACTTCCCGATCGTCAAACAGATGAAAGATGATATCACTTCAGGTCACCAAGGTAGAGTGAATCTTGTATACGGAGGATATGTACAGGACTGGTGTTTATATGAGACAGATTATAGCTGGCGTATGGATGCGGAAAAGAATGGACCGTCACGGGCAATAGCTGATATCGGTTCACATTGGTGTGACACTGTCCAATATATCCTCGGTAAGAAAATCGTAGAAGTATTCGCCGATTTGAAGACAGTTCATTCTACCCGTCAAAAACCGAAAGCGGAAGTACAGACGTTTGGCAAAAGTGATTCCGTCGATACAGAGGAAGTCCAGATCGACACGGAGGATTACGGGAGTGTCCTTGTCCATTTTGAAGATGGCATCCACGGGGTTTTCACCGTTTCCCAGGTTAGCCCTGGACGTAAAAATAAGTTCTATTTTGATATCGCGACAGCTCATGCAACCTACTCCTGGGATCAGGAACAGCCGAACCGGCTATGGATTGGGCAACGGAACGAACCGAACAAGGAACTGGTGAAAGATCCAGCTCTCCTTTCTCCAGAAGCGGCAAGCCTAGCCCATTATCCCGGCGGACATCAGGAGGGTTGGCCGGATGGATTGAAGAACTTGATGCTGGATTTTTATGGAGCAATCAGTCAAAAGGAAGACAATGTTGATTTGGAAAATGAAACATCATTCGCTTCCGTTGCTGAAGGTCATAGGATCATGCAGTTGATCGAGGCGATCCTTGAAAGCCATGAGACAAAAAGATGGGTCCAAATTTCTGAAGAGTAG
- a CDS encoding RNA polymerase sigma factor, which produces MGDFENHMLIEELYNKHQKELIRFSRSIARDEKEAEDLLQETFLRSLGHMEKLEGLSSYQQRAWLYKVTRNILYDKRRKDRHEVPLKETDQPWMNFDGKRIEIRELLEHLQPKDFEIVYKKFWLGLNSKQIASHLNIPDSTVRYRLQQALTQLRKQI; this is translated from the coding sequence ATGGGGGATTTCGAGAATCATATGTTGATAGAAGAGTTGTACAACAAACACCAAAAAGAGCTCATAAGGTTTTCACGTTCCATAGCAAGGGATGAAAAGGAAGCGGAGGATCTCCTCCAAGAAACATTTCTGCGATCTCTAGGTCATATGGAAAAGCTTGAAGGACTGTCCAGTTATCAACAAAGAGCTTGGCTGTATAAGGTAACCAGGAATATCCTCTATGATAAAAGGCGTAAAGACCGGCATGAAGTGCCCCTGAAAGAAACCGATCAACCTTGGATGAACTTTGATGGGAAACGAATTGAAATACGTGAATTACTGGAGCATCTTCAACCGAAAGATTTTGAAATCGTCTATAAAAAGTTCTGGCTGGGACTGAACAGCAAACAAATCGCTTCTCATTTGAACATTCCGGATTCAACTGTCCGATATCGTCTTCAACAAGCATTGACGCAATTACGGAAACAAATCTGA